From the genome of Denticeps clupeoides chromosome 4, fDenClu1.1, whole genome shotgun sequence, one region includes:
- the tfa gene encoding transferrin-a, whose product MNTALICTFLGCLASALAAPSEPKIKWCTKSDQEFRKCSDMVQKSQDFQCIKLDNSDACIKAIKNGEADAITLDGGDIYTAGLKNYDLHPIIAEDYGEGSVTCYYAVAVAKKDSDVTFKTLRGTKSCHTGLGKSAGWNIPIGTLVAQKEIQWAGTDDKPIEKAVEGFFSNSCVPGADKNSKLCSLCKGDCSRSHKEPYYDYHGAFQCLKDGKGDVAFVKHLTIPQGEKQDYKLLCKDGTTKSIDEYKTCHLAKVPAHAVVSRKDPDMANRIFTSLTAIKDFNLFSSENYGSKNLMFKDSTVKLVQLPKTSDSFLYLGAEYMSIIRSLKEERTSDSSSQAIKWCAVGQAEKKKCDIWSVNSVDGESSRIECETAASVDECLKKIMRKEADAMAIDGGEVYSAGKCGLVPVMVEQYEDASCKADSPEAASSYYAVAVVKAASGVTWENLRDKKSCHTGLGRTAGWNVPMGLLHQDTKECDFSKFFSESCAPGSPAGSNLCALCEGKEGDAVGQDHKCKASAEEKFYGYAGAFRCLAEGKGDVAFIKHSTVTENTDGNGPSWAKGFKSSEFKLICKGQTRDISQYSDCHLAKVPAHAVVTRPEKQNDVVDILKQQQNKFGSSVQASFKMFQSSDGKNLLFKDSTKCLQTIPSGKSYQDFLGSEYMNAMNSLRKCPNSESELEQACTFHTCQQKL is encoded by the exons ATGAACACGGCCCTTATTTGCACGTTTCTAGGATGCCTGG cTTCAGCCTTGGCAGCACCCTCTGAACCTAAAATCAAGTGGTGCACCAAGTCAGACCAAGAGTTCCGCAAATGTTCAGACATGGTACAAAAATCACAAGATTTTCAGTGCATCAAACTAGACAATTCAGATGCCTGCATTAAAGCTATTAAG AATGGTGAAGCAGATGCCATAACCCTTGATGGTGGTGATATTTACACAGCTGGCCTTAAAAACTATGATCTCCATCCTATCATTGCAGAGGATTATGGTGAAG GTTCAGTCACATGCTACTACGCTGTTGCAGTGGCAAAGAAAGACAGTGATGTCACTTTCAAGACACTTCGAGGGACAAAGTCATGTCACACAGGCTTGGGAAAGTCAGCTGGTTGGAACATTCCAATCGGAACACTGGTAGCGCAAAAAGAAATTCAGTGGGCTGGAACTGACGACAAGCCTATAGAGAAAG CCGTGGAAGGTTTCTTCTCCAACAGCTGTGTCCCAGGCGCAGATAAGAACTCCAAACTGTGCAGCCTTTGCAAAGGAGACTGCTCCAGATCCCACAAGGAGCCTTATTATGACTACCATGGGGCCTTCCA GTGTCTGAAGGACGGGAAGGGTGATGTAGCATTTGTAAAACACTTGACCATACCTC agggagagaaacaggaCTACAAGCTGCTATGCAAAGATGGCACCACAAAGAGCATTGATGAGTACAAAACCTGTCACCTGGCCAAAGTACCAGCACACGCTGTGGTCAGTCGTAAGGACCCTGATATGGCCAATCGCATATTCACCAGCCTGACAGCAATCAAG GACTTCAATCTTTTCTCGTCTGAAAACTATGGAAGCAAGAACCTGATGTTCAAGGACTCCACTGTAAAACTGGTACAACTGCCCAAGACCTCTGACTCTTTCCTGTACTTGGGAGCAGAATACATGAGCATCATTCGGTCCCTGAAGGAAG AAAGGACATCTGACAGCAGCTCTCAGGCCATTAAGTGGTGTGCTGTGGGTCAAgcggaaaagaaaaaatgtgacatCTGGAGCGTCAACAGTGTGGATGGTGAGAGCTCTCGGATCGAGTGTGAGACTGCAGCATCAGTGGATGAATGCCTGAAGAAGATCATG CGTAAAGAAGCAGATGCCATGGCCAttgatggaggagaggtttaCTCTGCAGGAAAATGTGGACTGGTCCCTGTAATGGTAGAGCAGTATGAGGATG CATCCTGCAAGGCCGATAGCCCTG AGGCAGCCTCGTCCTACTATGCTGTGGCAGTTGTAAAGGCGGCCTCAGGTGTTACTTGGGAAAACCTCAGGGATAAGAAGTCCTGTCACACAGGCCTGGGTCGCACAGCTGGCTGGAACGTACCCATGGGTCTCCTGCACCAGGACACTAAAGAGTGTGACTTCT CCAAATTCTTCAGTGAGAGCTGTGCCCCCGGTTCCCCAGCAGGCTCCAATCTTTGTGCCCTTTGTGAAGGAAAAGAAGGGGATGCAGTGGGACAGGATCACAAGTGCAAAGCAAGTGCAGAAGAGAAGTTCTATGGCTATGCTGGTGCCTTCAG GTGTCTAGCAGAAGGAAAGGGTGATGTGGCCTTCATAAAACACAGCACTGTGACAGAGAACACAGATG GTAATGGTCCTTCTTGGGCTAAAGGCTTCAAGTCTTCTGAATTTAAGCTGATCTGTAAAGGCCAAACCCGTGACATCTCTCAGTACAGCGACTGCCATCTGGCCAAAGTGCCTGCCCATGCTGTGGTCACTCGTCCAGAGAAACAAAATGATGTGGTTGACATCCTCAAACAGCAGCAG AATAAGTTCGGCTCCAGTGTCCAAGCTTCATTCAAAATGTTTCAGTCAAGTGATGGAAAGAACCTTCTCTTTAAGGACTCCACAAAATGTCTCCAGACAATTCCATCTGGCAAGAGCTACCAGGACTTCCTAGGGAGCGAGTATATGAATGCCATGAACTCTCTCAGGAAATGTCCCAACAGCGAATCAG AACTGGAACAGGCTTGCACATTCCATACGTGCCAGCAAAAATTATAG